In the genome of Anaerolineae bacterium, one region contains:
- the ndhC gene encoding NADH-quinone oxidoreductase subunit A codes for MQHYVFIGLFLLVAVLFPIIAVGVAYFLRPKRPTPEKCSTYECGLDTRGPTWVRFRAQYYLYALVFVVFDVEVAFLYPWAVAYNRLELFGLIEMLIFLGILVVGLAYAWRKGALEWM; via the coding sequence GTGCAGCACTACGTGTTCATTGGCTTATTCCTGCTTGTCGCCGTATTGTTCCCCATCATCGCCGTCGGCGTGGCGTATTTCCTCCGGCCGAAGCGTCCCACCCCTGAGAAATGCAGCACATACGAATGCGGCCTTGACACGCGAGGGCCCACATGGGTGCGCTTCCGCGCACAATATTACCTCTATGCCCTGGTCTTTGTGGTGTTCGACGTCGAAGTGGCCTTCCTGTATCCGTGGGCGGTGGCGTACAACCGGCTGGAGCTGTTCGGGCTGATCGAGATGCTGATTTTCCTGGGCATCCTGGTGGTGGGACTGGCCTATGCCTGGCGGAAGGGTGCGCTGGAGTGGATGTGA